The DNA sequence CGGGGGTCTTGCTCTTGGACAGGTCGACGGCGGCGGGCTCCGACGGCTTCGGGGAGGAGTCGGCGAAGGCGGCGGCGGACGGGACCAGCACCGCGCCGGCCGCGACAGCGGTGAGCACGGCGGCACGCAGGGAGAAGCGTGCGGTGAAAGCGGTCATACGGATGGCTCCATTTCATACGCGGCCCCGTGACGGTCCCGGACACGGGTTCGTGCCGGGGACGGGGCATGCCGCCAGGCTTGCGTGGAGATATGAAGAAGCTGTCAGAACGTTGTGGTCATCCCATCAGGGCCGGACGGTGCGGTTCCGGGCAGCCGCAGGACGAAGGCCGATCCCTCGCCCTCGACGCTCGTCGCGTCCACCGTGCCGCCGTGGGCCTCGACCAGTTTGCGGACGATGGCGAGGCCCAGGCCGCTGCCGCCCGTACGGCGGCTGCGGGACTTCTCCGCACGCCAGAACCGGTCGAAGACATGGGGAAGGTCCTCGGGCGGGATGCCGGATCCGGTGTCCGCCACCTCCACCAGCACCGTCCCCCCACCCTCCTCGGAGGTGGACGCGCGCAGCGTCACCCGCCCGCCCTCCGGTGTGTGCCGTACGGCGTTGGACACCAGGTTGCCCACCGCCTGCCGGAGTCTGACCGGGTCCGCGCGCAGGGCCAGGTCCGGGGCGGTGGCCTCGACCGCGAGTGTGACGCCCGCGTTCTCCGCCCGCGCCTGGTGGGCGGCGGCGACCTGGCTCAGCAGCTCCCCGGCCCCGACGGGTTCGGGACGCAGGCGCAGCTCCCCGGCGTCGGCGGCGGCCAGGTCCTGGAGGTCGTCGATGATGTGCTGGAGCAGCACGGCCTCCTCCAGCAACGAGGAGACGAACGCCGGGTCGGGGTCGGCGAGTCCGTCCTGCGCGGCCTCCAGCCAGCCCCGGATGTTGCTCAGCGGGGTGCGCAGCTCATGGGCGACGTCGCTCACCATGGCCTTGCGCTGCTCCTCCAGCCGCGCCCGGTGCGCGGACATGTCGTTGAACGCCGCGGCCAGCCGGCCGACCTCGTCGTCCCCCGAGACGGGCACCGACTCCGGCCGCTCCCCGTCGCGCATACGCTGCGCGGCGCCGGTCAGCGCGTGCAGCGGACGCACCAGCCGGGCTCCCGCGAACACCGAAGCGCCCACGGTGAGGGCCAGTACGAGCGCCGCCGCGCCGGCGATCCTGGCCGTGTTCGCGGGGGAGAGGTCGAAGCCGGGCAGCGTCGCGCCGCCCTCGTCGCCGATGAAGAGAAGGGCGGGGGAGGCCACGTACGAGCTGAGCTGTTCGCTCCGGGCCGTGCCCACACAGGACGCGATCGCCCGGTCGTTCTCCCCGGTGCGCTCGGGCGTCACGACGGACGGCTTCGTGGCCTCCGAAGGGGCGTCGCGCGGTGCCGGAGACGGCAGCGGCACCCGTGGCACCAGCTGTCCGAGCTCCACCGGCAGGGGCGAGGTACGCGGACCGTCCCAGGAGAGATCGCTGTTCAGCCGTACGCCCTCAAGGCCCTGGCGCTCCAGACAGGCGTCGGCCAGCTCGGTGAGCGCGTCGAGCGCCTTCCGTTCCGAGGGGGTGGGGGCGTCCAGGGCGGCGAGATCGCAACGGGTGCCCAGTACGCGGTCGGGATCGTTGCCCACGATCTGCACCCGGGGCCGGCCGCTCGCGCCGACCACCACGTCCGAGGCGATCCCCGCCCGGTTCAGACACTCCACCTTGGCGTCGGCGGTCCGCCGCAACGCCCTGCTGTCGGCCGCGGACAGCAGGAACGGCCCCACCGCCCGGGGATCGATCCGGTCGGCGGCCGTGCCCTGCCCATCGGCGCCCCGCGCCGCCAGGACGGTGTCCACGGACAACGGGTCGACCACGGCGGACGCCTGCGGCGGGAGTGCCGGGGCGGACGCCGAGGTGGCCGAATCGGCGAGCGGCTGCCTGGCCTGGGTGGTCAGGGCGACCCGGCGGCCCGACTCCCGGGCCAGCTTCCGCACCGTCGCACCGACCCCGTCCCAGGTCGGGTTGCGGGCGGCGTAGTCCAGCAGGGTGTCGTAGATGCGGGCGTCCGCGGTGAGGTTCTGTCCCTGCTCCTGCTTGATCGCGCCCGAGGTGGTCTGCACGGCGATCCAGGCCGTGGCCGCCACCGAACACGCGGCCACCAGCGCCGAGACGGCGAGCAGCCGCCCCAGCAGGCTACGGCGCAGCGGCAGCCGCGCCCGCCCGGGCGGCTTTTGCCGGCCCTCGCGCCCCCGGCTCCGGCCACCCGCCCCGCCGTCCCCGCCGCGCGCCCTACGCACCCCGGGCCGCCTTCGCCGGGTCGGTGAGCTTGTAGCCGACGCCGAACACCGTGAGCAGGCGTTCCGGCCGCCGCGGGGCGCGCTCGATCTTCTTGCGCAGGTTCATGACGTGCACGTCGACGGTCCGGGCGCTGATGTAGCGGTCGAACCCGTGGAGTTCCTCCAGCAGCCGCTGACGGCTGAAGACCCGGTCCGGTCCCGCCGCCAGGGCCGCCAGGATCCGGAATTCGCCCGGGGTGCACTCCACCCTCCCGCCGTCCACGGACACCTCGTGCCGCGCGGGGTCGACCACGAGGGCGCCGACGCGCAGGACGGAGTCCTCGGCGACCGGCTCCGGCGCGGCGGTCCGCCGGGTACGCCGCAGCAGGGTACGGACGCGGGCCATCAGCTCCCGAGGGCTGTAGGGCTTGGTCATGTAGTCGTCGGCGCCGAGGTCGAGACCGAGCAGGAGATCGTCCTCGGTGGAGCGGGCGGTCAGCATCAGCACCGGCAGTTCGCGGTTCTCGGACCGCAGTACCCGCACCACGTCGAGGCCGTCGGCCCGGGGCATCATGACATCGAGAACGAGCAGGTCGGGTTCCTGGTGCCGGACGGCGTCGAGCGCGGCGAGGCCGTCGCCCACGATCCGTACGGCGTGTCCTTCCCGTTCCAGATAGCGGCGTACGAGCTCGGCCTGCTTCTCGTCGTCCTCGGCAACCATGACGTCTGCGCACACGCCCCCGATCGTAGAGCGCGGGATCGCGGTGCGGGACCGGGGCGGCCACCAGGCCGCCCGCGCCCCGGACGTGACCCCGGCCGGGTCCGACGGCAGCCGGCGCCCGACGCGGCCTCCGCGCCGATGCCGACCTTGTGATCAAAGGTATGCAGATGTCAGGGGAGAAAGGGCGGAAGGTGAGGCCGAATCGGTCGGAGGCCGTTCGAAAATGAACGCGAACAGCTTCGGTGGTTCACGCAACCTCCTTATAGTGGTGACGCGTTGATCGTATGGTCGCAACGCGTGAAGCCGCCGCCCCTGGAGTCCGTACGATGACGAACCCCTCCTCCGCCACGCCCGCGTCCACGGCCGGTGCCGGCGGAGGCTGCCCGGCGGGCGCCGGTGCGGGGGCCGTCCCGCTCGGTGGGGCCGGCTTCTCCACCGAACCGCAGGTGCTCTACCGGTCCATGCGGCGCGACCACGGGCCGGTCGTCCCGGTCGAGCTGCCCGGCGGCTTCCCCGCCTGGCTGGTGATCGGCTACCGGGAACTCCACCAGGTCACCAGCGACGGGGAGCTGTTCCCCCGGGACGTCTCCCTCTGGAACCAGTGGGGACAGGTCCCCGCCGACTGGCCGCTGCTGCCCATGGTGGGCACCCCCATGCCGTCCATCTACTTCACCGCCGGAGCCGAGCACCGCCGGCACGTCGACATGGTCGTACCGGCGCTCGAAGGGGCGGATCCCTTCGAGATCCGGCAGCACTGCGAGGAGTTGGCCGACCGGCTCATCGACGCCGTGTGCAGCCGGGGAACCGCCGATCTCGTCGCCGAGTTCGCGGAGCCGCTGCCCGTCCTCGTGCTCGCCCGGCTCGTCGGCTTCCCCGACGACGAGGGCGCCGACATCGCGCGGGTGCTCAAGGACCTCGCCGACGGCGGCCCCGGCGCGCAGAAGGCGCACCTGAGCTTCGGCGAGCACATGCGGCGCCTGGTCGAGGCCAAGCGGGCGAGGCCCGGCGACGACGTGACCTCCCGGATGCTCGCCCACCCCGAACCCTTCACGGACGAGGAGTACGCGCTCGACCTGATGGCCATCACGGCCGCCGGACACCTCACCACCGCCGACTGGATCAGCAACTCCACCCGGCTGATGCTCACCGAAGACCAGTTCGCCGACGCCCTGTCCGGCGGCCGGCACAGTGTCGCCGAGGCCATGAACGAGGTGCTCTGGGAGGACGGCCCCACCCAGATCCTCGCCGGTCGCTGGGCCGCGCGCGACGCCCGGCTCGGCGGGCGGAACATCGCCCGCGGCGACATGCTGCTCCTCGGGCTCGGCGCGGCCAACGCCGACCCGCACATCCGCCAGCAGGTCACCGCCGCCGCCGTCCGCTCCGGGCAGGGCGGCAACAGCGCGCACCTGGCGTTCAGCCACGGCGAGTACCGCTGCCCCTTCCCCGCCCAGGAGATCGCGGAGATCATCGCCCGTACCGGCATCGAGGTGCTGCTGGACCGGCTGCCCGACCTCGAACTGGCCGTCCCCGCGACCGAACTGGTCCGCCGGCCGTCCGCCTTCCTGCGCGGGACGACCGCCCTGCCCGTCCGCTTCACTCCCGTACGCACGACAGGAGACGCGTTGTGAACTGTCCGCACACCGGCGCCGCGGCCGACCGGGACGCCGGGACCGTCGTCATCGACCCCATGGTCCAGGACCTGGACGGCGAGACCGCGCGGCTGCGCGACGCCGGGGTCCTCGCCCGGATCGACCTGCTCGGCGTCCCGGCCTGGGCGGTCACCCGGCACGCCGAGGCACGCCAACTCCTGCTCGACCCGCGGCTGGTGAAGGACATCGACGCCTGGGGACTCTGGCAGAGCGGCGCGGTGACCCACGCGTGGCCGCTGATCGGCATGATCGACGCCGGGCGCTCCATGTTCACCGTCGACGGGGCCGAACACCGGCGGCTGCGCACCAAGACCTCGCAGGCGCTCACCCCCCGCCGCCTGGAGGCGATCCGCCCGGAGATCGAGAAGTTCACGCAGGAGCTGCTGGACGCCCTCGACGCCGCACAGGGGGACGACGGGGTCGTCGATCTGAAGGCGGTGTTCGCCCAGCCCCTGCCGATGCGGGTGGTGGGCATGCTGATGGGCGTGGACGAGTCCCAGCACGCCATGCTGACCAGGCAGTACAAGGCGTTCTTCTCCATGCTCACCCCCCAGGACGAACGCCTCGCGCTGCTCGCCGAGTTGGACGTCTTCTACACCGGCCTCGTACGGGAGAAGACCGCCCGGCCCACGGACGACCTCACCAGCGCGCTGATCCTGGCCGATGAGGGCGGCGAGCCGCTCACCGAACAGGAGGTGGTGGGCAACCTCAAGGCCATGGTCGCCGCCGGGCACGAGACCACCATCGGCCTCGTCCTCAACGCCGTGCGCGCCCTCCTCTCCCACCCGGACCAGCTGCGCATGGTGCTCGCCGGGGAGGTCGGCTGGGACGCGGTGATCGAGGAGACGCTGCGCTGGGACACGCCCACCACCCACCTGCTCATGCGGTTCGCCACCGAGGACATCCCCGTCGGCGACGACGTGATCCGCCGGGGCGAGGGAGTCGTCGTCTCCTACCGGGCCATCGGGCGCGACCTCGAGCAGCACGGCCCCGACGCCGACGCCTTCGACATCACCCGCCCCACGCGAAACCGCCACATGACCTTCGGCCACGGCCCGCACATCTGCCCCGGAGCGGCCCTGTCGCGCGTCGAGGCGGGCATCGCGCTGCCCGCTCTGTTCAGACGCTTCCCCGGGCTCCGCCTCGCCGTCCCGGACGAGGAGATCACCAAGCTTCCGGTGATGACGCAGAACGACATGACCGCCTTCCCGGTCCTCCTGGGCTGACGACGAAACCGGCGGACAGGGGAGGTGCCGTATGCCGTCGGGACCGGGGTTCCTGGCGCTCGCGCCGCACCGCTCCGGCACGGCCTCCCTCCTGTCCGACGCGGCACGCCGACGCGGCATGGAGGTGACCGTGCTGCCCGCCGACGGAGTCCCCGAGCGGTACCGGGGGAGGGGGGACGGGCACTACTACGGAGGCCCGCGCTTCGGCGCCCGGGTCGCGGACCCGCTCGGGGTCGCGCTCCTGGAGCCGCACGACGGCTGGCTGGACACCCTCCCGGGCGCCTTCACCGGCCGGAGCGTCAGCCGGGTGCCCCTCTCCGAGGCCCGCAGGCGCACCGGCCCGATCTTCGTCAAACCGCCCACCGACAAGAGCTTTCCCGCCGCCGTCCACCCGGACGGCGCATCGCTCCCGCAGCCCCCGCCGGGCTCCGGTGACCCACTCGTCCAGATCAGCGAAGTCGTGGTCTGGGAGGACGAGTTCAGACTCTTCCTGCTCGACGGTGAGATCCGCACCGGATCGCGCTACGCCGTGCACGGTCGGCTCGAAGCGGCCCCTCTGGCCGGCCACCCGCAGGAGGCAGCCGTACACGCCTTCGCCGACCGGCTCACCGAGGAGTGCGGGGACACCCTGCCGGGAGCCGTCGTCGTGGACGTCGGGCGGATGCGCCGCCCGGGCCGGGACACCGAATGGGCCGTCGTCGAGGCCAACATGGCCTGGTTCAGCACCGTCTACGCCGCCGACCCCGACCGCGCCCTGGACGTGGTGCTCCGGTCGGCGGGCCCCGGCGCCCTGGCCCGGGAGCGGGACCTGGCGTTCCGGCGGGACCGTTCCACCCGGCCCGCGCCAGAGGGCTGAGGCGGTGCGCCGAGCAGGGCCGCGGGGGCACGTGAAGATCCTGGTTGCCGAAGATTCAATCATGGTAACTTCGCGTTCAGCCATGTGAGTTGGACCGACTCGGCGGGGGGTGGCCCGATGGATGCTGTCCCGCACGGGCACCCGGGACCGGATCTGGTGCAGGCCATGGTCGACGCGCTGACCCTGCTCGAATGTGTCAGGGACCGGACCCAGCGCGTCGAGTTCGTGGAGACGGTGGCCTACAGGCTCGGCGTCGAGCTGACCTACCCGGACAGCACGCCCCGGATCGACATGACGCATCTGGTCCGCAAGGTGATCCACCGGCCCGGCGGCCCCGAGGCGCTCGTCTACGCGGTCCGCACCGTGTCCGGCAAGGACGAGGCCGAACGGATAGCCGCCGAGGCGGGCGTCCGGATCGACGCCGACCGGCCGGGCCCCGGGCCCGCGCCCGTCTTCGCCGAGGACGTCGCCCGGCAGGCGCGCCGACTGCTCGCCGAGGCGAAGGACATCGACGGCGGGCGCCTGACCGCACTCCTCGGCGAGGAACTGCCCGGGGACCTGCCGGACAGCGGAACACCGGCCGAACTCTTCGACCACGCACTGGACATGACCGCGCTCGCCGACGGCCTCCCCGCCGCGGTGGTCCTCGTCGAGGCCGCCGCCGCCCTGTCGGACGGGTGGGGCGCACCGCTGCGCCGGTGGGCGGACCGCTGGGCGGCCGGGGACCCCGCCGCGCCGCCCGACGACCCCCGGGCGTGGGTCTCCGGGGCGGCGGAGGCGCTCGCCGACTGCCGGCGGCGCCTTAAGCGGCCCGCCGCCCCCGACCCGACGGTCCCCCGGTGTCTGGTCGTGATGGTCGAACCGGCCCGGGACGGTTCACCGGACGTCTTCGTCCGCCACTGGGTCAACAAGGTCCCCGGCTACTGGCGGCCGGAGCCGAGCCCCGTGGAGACCGTCACCCTGGACACCCTGGCCGCGGCGGTCGAACGAGCCGTCGACCGAGGTGAGGCGCTGTGGGCCGATGCGCGGAAGGGGACGGCGGGGCGGACGGAGGCACCGGGACCGACGGAGGGGGCGGGGGCCCGCGGAGGACCGGTCCACGTCGAGTTCCTGCTCCCCTTCGACCTGCTCAACCATGACATGGCCCGCCTGGAACTGGGCACCGGAGAC is a window from the Streptomyces sp. MMBL 11-1 genome containing:
- a CDS encoding sensor histidine kinase, translating into MRRARGGDGGAGGRSRGREGRQKPPGRARLPLRRSLLGRLLAVSALVAACSVAATAWIAVQTTSGAIKQEQGQNLTADARIYDTLLDYAARNPTWDGVGATVRKLARESGRRVALTTQARQPLADSATSASAPALPPQASAVVDPLSVDTVLAARGADGQGTAADRIDPRAVGPFLLSAADSRALRRTADAKVECLNRAGIASDVVVGASGRPRVQIVGNDPDRVLGTRCDLAALDAPTPSERKALDALTELADACLERQGLEGVRLNSDLSWDGPRTSPLPVELGQLVPRVPLPSPAPRDAPSEATKPSVVTPERTGENDRAIASCVGTARSEQLSSYVASPALLFIGDEGGATLPGFDLSPANTARIAGAAALVLALTVGASVFAGARLVRPLHALTGAAQRMRDGERPESVPVSGDDEVGRLAAAFNDMSAHRARLEEQRKAMVSDVAHELRTPLSNIRGWLEAAQDGLADPDPAFVSSLLEEAVLLQHIIDDLQDLAAADAGELRLRPEPVGAGELLSQVAAAHQARAENAGVTLAVEATAPDLALRADPVRLRQAVGNLVSNAVRHTPEGGRVTLRASTSEEGGGTVLVEVADTGSGIPPEDLPHVFDRFWRAEKSRSRRTGGSGLGLAIVRKLVEAHGGTVDATSVEGEGSAFVLRLPGTAPSGPDGMTTTF
- a CDS encoding response regulator transcription factor, whose protein sequence is MVAEDDEKQAELVRRYLEREGHAVRIVGDGLAALDAVRHQEPDLLVLDVMMPRADGLDVVRVLRSENRELPVLMLTARSTEDDLLLGLDLGADDYMTKPYSPRELMARVRTLLRRTRRTAAPEPVAEDSVLRVGALVVDPARHEVSVDGGRVECTPGEFRILAALAAGPDRVFSRQRLLEELHGFDRYISARTVDVHVMNLRKKIERAPRRPERLLTVFGVGYKLTDPAKAARGA
- a CDS encoding cytochrome P450, yielding MTNPSSATPASTAGAGGGCPAGAGAGAVPLGGAGFSTEPQVLYRSMRRDHGPVVPVELPGGFPAWLVIGYRELHQVTSDGELFPRDVSLWNQWGQVPADWPLLPMVGTPMPSIYFTAGAEHRRHVDMVVPALEGADPFEIRQHCEELADRLIDAVCSRGTADLVAEFAEPLPVLVLARLVGFPDDEGADIARVLKDLADGGPGAQKAHLSFGEHMRRLVEAKRARPGDDVTSRMLAHPEPFTDEEYALDLMAITAAGHLTTADWISNSTRLMLTEDQFADALSGGRHSVAEAMNEVLWEDGPTQILAGRWAARDARLGGRNIARGDMLLLGLGAANADPHIRQQVTAAAVRSGQGGNSAHLAFSHGEYRCPFPAQEIAEIIARTGIEVLLDRLPDLELAVPATELVRRPSAFLRGTTALPVRFTPVRTTGDAL
- a CDS encoding cytochrome P450 family protein, which translates into the protein MNCPHTGAAADRDAGTVVIDPMVQDLDGETARLRDAGVLARIDLLGVPAWAVTRHAEARQLLLDPRLVKDIDAWGLWQSGAVTHAWPLIGMIDAGRSMFTVDGAEHRRLRTKTSQALTPRRLEAIRPEIEKFTQELLDALDAAQGDDGVVDLKAVFAQPLPMRVVGMLMGVDESQHAMLTRQYKAFFSMLTPQDERLALLAELDVFYTGLVREKTARPTDDLTSALILADEGGEPLTEQEVVGNLKAMVAAGHETTIGLVLNAVRALLSHPDQLRMVLAGEVGWDAVIEETLRWDTPTTHLLMRFATEDIPVGDDVIRRGEGVVVSYRAIGRDLEQHGPDADAFDITRPTRNRHMTFGHGPHICPGAALSRVEAGIALPALFRRFPGLRLAVPDEEITKLPVMTQNDMTAFPVLLG
- a CDS encoding ATP-grasp domain-containing protein gives rise to the protein MPSGPGFLALAPHRSGTASLLSDAARRRGMEVTVLPADGVPERYRGRGDGHYYGGPRFGARVADPLGVALLEPHDGWLDTLPGAFTGRSVSRVPLSEARRRTGPIFVKPPTDKSFPAAVHPDGASLPQPPPGSGDPLVQISEVVVWEDEFRLFLLDGEIRTGSRYAVHGRLEAAPLAGHPQEAAVHAFADRLTEECGDTLPGAVVVDVGRMRRPGRDTEWAVVEANMAWFSTVYAADPDRALDVVLRSAGPGALARERDLAFRRDRSTRPAPEG
- a CDS encoding VMAP-C domain-containing protein; protein product: MDAVPHGHPGPDLVQAMVDALTLLECVRDRTQRVEFVETVAYRLGVELTYPDSTPRIDMTHLVRKVIHRPGGPEALVYAVRTVSGKDEAERIAAEAGVRIDADRPGPGPAPVFAEDVARQARRLLAEAKDIDGGRLTALLGEELPGDLPDSGTPAELFDHALDMTALADGLPAAVVLVEAAAALSDGWGAPLRRWADRWAAGDPAAPPDDPRAWVSGAAEALADCRRRLKRPAAPDPTVPRCLVVMVEPARDGSPDVFVRHWVNKVPGYWRPEPSPVETVTLDTLAAAVERAVDRGEALWADARKGTAGRTEAPGPTEGAGARGGPVHVEFLLPFDLLNHDMARLELGTGDPRPRPIGMHYRVHLRSLDRMRGDAGQLRRWQARWDQLRTATAPAAHRWRAADRDGLERWRAHLAGDESLTAVILDAPAVQGHGLEALQAAVVEGVGLAAWDRRADSPSPSSELLTLLLGHTYAQLPEKVHRLRAGAEIEEDGPLWVGRHIAFFWDDPYRLVDREELLSA